A genomic segment from Tuwongella immobilis encodes:
- a CDS encoding glycosyltransferase family 2 protein — MPAPKMIPLETDAPGLAVGTLTPSDRLPLPAEQPEDWRPDWIRRLSESGPVDLSICIASWNCIDYLRKCLESLHDIPQGVRLETIVVDNASHDGAAEMVAKDFPEVLLVRNSENKGFAKASNQAAALATGRYVFFLNNDTELPAQTLRKLLDYAEAHPEVGMIGPKLLGGDGAVQISYRRRPSLLAMLHRTSILRWTGLFRGEYQRYRRDSFQAREARRVEILMGAAVLMRRDVFEQCGRWDEDYHFGGEDIDLSERVGRQYPLVYLADVEITHFGRISSRQNIEFAAPNVLIGYVHYFRKTGTSRLALAAYKATVTIDLPFQLLGKSLQLLWRTLRGQSVRAAKTRIALRGLWHFARHELTRFWKA, encoded by the coding sequence ATGCCCGCACCCAAGATGATTCCCCTGGAAACGGATGCCCCCGGCCTGGCCGTTGGGACCCTGACACCCTCGGATCGCCTCCCGCTTCCCGCAGAACAGCCCGAAGATTGGCGACCCGATTGGATTCGACGACTCAGCGAATCCGGCCCTGTGGATCTCTCCATCTGTATCGCCAGTTGGAATTGCATCGATTACCTGCGCAAATGCCTGGAATCGCTGCACGATATTCCCCAAGGGGTTCGGCTCGAAACCATCGTTGTGGACAATGCCTCGCACGATGGCGCGGCCGAAATGGTCGCCAAGGATTTTCCCGAAGTCCTACTGGTGCGAAATTCCGAGAATAAAGGCTTCGCTAAGGCCAGCAATCAGGCCGCCGCTCTCGCCACCGGACGCTATGTCTTCTTTCTGAACAACGATACCGAACTCCCCGCACAAACCCTTCGCAAACTCCTGGATTACGCCGAGGCCCATCCGGAAGTCGGCATGATCGGCCCGAAATTACTGGGCGGAGACGGGGCGGTGCAAATTTCCTATCGTCGTCGGCCGTCGCTTCTGGCCATGCTGCATCGCACCAGCATCCTCCGCTGGACGGGCTTGTTTCGCGGAGAATATCAGCGTTATCGCCGCGATAGTTTCCAGGCCCGCGAAGCCCGCCGCGTGGAAATTCTCATGGGCGCTGCCGTGCTGATGCGCCGCGATGTCTTCGAGCAATGCGGCCGATGGGACGAAGATTACCACTTCGGCGGCGAAGATATCGACCTCTCCGAACGCGTCGGCCGACAATATCCGCTGGTCTATCTGGCGGATGTCGAGATTACCCATTTCGGCCGCATCAGTTCCCGACAGAATATCGAATTCGCTGCCCCGAATGTGCTGATTGGCTACGTCCACTATTTCCGCAAAACCGGCACCAGCCGATTGGCATTGGCCGCATACAAAGCCACTGTCACCATTGATCTGCCATTCCAACTGTTGGGCAAATCGCTGCAATTGCTGTGGCGAACCCTGCGTGGCCAATCTGTTCGCGCCGCCAAAACCCGCATCGCCCTTCGCGGATTATGGCATTTCGCCCGCCACGAATTGACCCGATTCTGGAAGGCATAA
- a CDS encoding sugar phosphate isomerase/epimerase family protein — MATNRRNWMKETALLAGAPLLWASGAHSATAAADPNATATATASSERADSGKSPFQYCLNTSAIRGQKLGIVAEIELAAKAGYQAIEPWINELDQFVASGGSLKDLRKRLMDAGLVLADAIGFAQWIVDDAGLRAKGMDEAKRCMDLVQQLGGTRLAAPPAGATDKADLSLMAAADRYFALAELGRSMGVTPLVEVWGFSKSLSRLGETVLVAMESRHPQAAVLPDIYHLFKGGSGFQGLSLLRGEAIGIFHMNDYPDRLDRAVIKDADRVYPGDGIAPLVPVLRTLMQIGYSGMLSLELFNPGYWKQDPMLVAKTGLEKMQAVVAAAMAKS; from the coding sequence ATGGCGACAAATCGACGAAATTGGATGAAAGAAACCGCGCTTCTGGCGGGGGCACCATTGCTGTGGGCGAGTGGAGCGCATTCGGCGACTGCGGCGGCTGATCCGAATGCGACCGCAACCGCGACTGCGTCCAGCGAACGGGCCGATTCCGGGAAGTCGCCTTTTCAGTATTGTTTGAATACGAGCGCAATCCGCGGCCAAAAATTGGGCATTGTCGCCGAGATCGAATTGGCCGCGAAAGCAGGATACCAGGCAATCGAGCCGTGGATCAACGAGTTGGATCAATTCGTGGCCAGCGGTGGATCGCTGAAGGATCTTCGCAAGCGGCTGATGGATGCGGGCCTGGTGCTGGCGGATGCCATCGGTTTCGCGCAGTGGATTGTGGACGATGCCGGGCTGCGGGCCAAGGGGATGGACGAGGCCAAGCGGTGCATGGATCTGGTGCAGCAATTGGGGGGTACGCGGTTGGCGGCGCCGCCGGCGGGGGCCACCGACAAGGCGGATCTGAGCTTGATGGCGGCGGCAGATCGCTATTTTGCACTCGCGGAATTGGGCCGCAGCATGGGCGTGACGCCGTTGGTGGAAGTGTGGGGCTTCTCGAAATCGCTATCCCGATTGGGCGAAACCGTGCTGGTGGCCATGGAATCCCGTCATCCGCAGGCGGCGGTGTTGCCGGATATCTATCATTTGTTCAAAGGTGGCAGCGGGTTTCAGGGATTGTCGCTGCTGCGCGGCGAGGCGATTGGCATTTTCCACATGAATGATTATCCGGATCGACTGGATCGGGCCGTCATCAAAGACGCGGATCGGGTCTATCCGGGCGATGGCATTGCGCCGTTGGTGCCGGTGCTGCGAACGCTGATGCAGATTGGCTATTCGGGAATGTTGTCGCTGGAATTGTTCAATCCCGGCTATTGGAAGCAAGATCCGATGCTGGTGGCGAAGACGGGGTTGGAGAAAATGCAAGCTGTGGTGGCGGCAGCCATGGCCAAGAGTTGA
- a CDS encoding HEAT repeat domain-containing protein, whose protein sequence is MVFTLRCRFVLLVLPILMTLPMACRQPVPSSAVKREISDVNDTPDSADPLLDRWVRNFAAATGEGREKAMAAIIQIHEADEGIDVILPLLTLLDDRKTDGPGQYFPDVPSSTMEAAVMTLLKLGPKAEEALLVRGLPKLQAHLNDTDPLVREHALHALARLGKRANPATIQMVKQLSDKDNNVRRAAYLAMRAIAPIPSPELVKLLNSSDASIRSDAAEAIQDRDLPADALPTLMKCLQDPDRFVRNTAAEAIGKLGAKAEPAIPELIKNIEDLNEQDLRNARQLSDLGALEALRKIGAPAVAPLANVLESKNFVARYVAALTLGRMGPTAKSALGQLQARMKAETQYVDVACEAAAAQILIGGDPAAPLKYLEGLLENPQPTVRAAATRTIAALGKPASQLVPKLILELNDPDESVRRVAIEALKRMGSAAKPAIAVLGPRLTDDQISVRTAAAEILLSMGHAAKDAIDDLGDALEGEDSNVRKLAAETLAILGPDAKPALPELLKAIQNKEFDPYQRTAFAQAIGAIGPTASDAAPIMLDLLDATDPILRSTVARALGRIQPKSDLVIPKLITLIRKDSNSNARLSAIFALGKLGTAAKAAAEPLLELYNNSSTPIERKIALAAALGAILPDQAATYHATVLNPLHDHSSRPLIIIQRSVAMEMLELLGPAAKSAVPDLIALTRDRVADQRIRAARALASLGKLAEPAIPALVSLLKDSDATVRRAAMESLEKLGPLAKSAGPRLRELIASDPENSIPAIRAAERVDPQP, encoded by the coding sequence ATGGTCTTTACCCTTCGGTGCCGATTCGTGCTGTTGGTTCTGCCCATCCTGATGACGCTGCCCATGGCATGCCGCCAGCCCGTCCCCTCCAGCGCGGTCAAACGCGAAATCAGCGATGTCAACGATACCCCGGATTCCGCCGATCCGCTGCTCGATCGTTGGGTGCGCAATTTCGCCGCCGCCACCGGAGAAGGCCGCGAAAAAGCCATGGCCGCCATCATTCAGATCCACGAAGCCGACGAAGGGATCGATGTCATTCTCCCCCTGCTGACACTCTTGGACGACCGCAAGACCGACGGCCCCGGCCAATACTTCCCGGATGTGCCCAGCAGCACCATGGAAGCCGCCGTCATGACCCTGCTGAAACTCGGTCCCAAAGCCGAAGAAGCACTCCTCGTCCGCGGCCTGCCCAAACTGCAAGCGCACCTCAACGATACCGATCCGCTGGTCCGCGAACACGCACTGCACGCCCTGGCCCGACTCGGCAAACGTGCCAATCCTGCAACCATCCAAATGGTCAAGCAGTTGAGCGACAAGGATAACAATGTCCGTCGCGCCGCCTATCTCGCCATGCGAGCAATCGCCCCGATTCCTTCGCCGGAGTTGGTCAAACTGCTCAATTCCAGCGATGCCAGCATTCGCAGCGATGCCGCCGAGGCGATTCAAGACCGCGACCTGCCCGCCGATGCGCTGCCCACGCTGATGAAATGCCTGCAAGACCCCGATCGATTCGTCCGCAACACCGCCGCCGAAGCCATCGGCAAACTCGGAGCCAAGGCCGAACCGGCGATCCCCGAATTGATCAAAAACATCGAAGACCTCAACGAGCAAGACCTTCGCAACGCCCGTCAGCTCAGCGATTTGGGTGCCCTGGAAGCGCTGCGCAAAATTGGTGCCCCCGCAGTCGCACCGTTGGCCAATGTGTTGGAGTCCAAGAATTTCGTGGCCCGATATGTCGCCGCACTCACACTCGGTCGCATGGGACCGACGGCAAAATCCGCCCTGGGCCAACTGCAAGCCCGCATGAAGGCCGAAACGCAATACGTGGATGTCGCTTGCGAAGCCGCCGCCGCCCAAATTCTCATCGGTGGCGATCCGGCCGCCCCGCTGAAATATCTCGAAGGACTGCTGGAAAATCCCCAGCCCACCGTCCGCGCGGCCGCCACTCGCACCATCGCCGCTCTGGGCAAACCCGCATCGCAACTGGTCCCCAAACTCATCCTGGAACTCAACGATCCCGATGAATCGGTCCGCCGAGTCGCCATCGAAGCCCTCAAACGCATGGGCAGCGCAGCCAAACCCGCCATCGCGGTCCTCGGACCACGCCTGACCGATGACCAAATCAGCGTGCGAACTGCCGCCGCCGAAATTCTGCTCAGCATGGGCCACGCCGCCAAAGATGCCATCGACGATCTGGGCGACGCCCTGGAAGGCGAAGATAGCAACGTCCGGAAATTGGCCGCCGAGACACTCGCCATCCTCGGCCCCGATGCCAAACCCGCGCTGCCCGAACTCCTCAAAGCCATCCAAAACAAGGAATTCGATCCGTACCAACGCACCGCCTTCGCGCAAGCCATCGGTGCCATCGGCCCCACCGCCAGCGATGCCGCCCCCATCATGCTCGACCTGTTGGATGCCACCGACCCCATCCTGCGCAGCACCGTCGCCCGCGCACTGGGCCGCATCCAACCCAAATCGGATCTGGTCATCCCGAAATTAATCACCCTCATTCGCAAAGATTCCAACAGCAACGCCCGCCTGTCCGCCATCTTCGCGCTGGGCAAACTCGGAACCGCCGCCAAAGCCGCCGCCGAGCCACTGTTGGAACTGTACAACAACTCCAGCACGCCCATCGAACGCAAAATCGCCCTCGCCGCCGCCCTCGGTGCCATCCTTCCCGACCAGGCCGCAACCTACCACGCCACCGTGCTCAACCCGCTGCACGATCACTCCAGCCGACCACTCATCATCATCCAACGCAGCGTCGCCATGGAAATGCTGGAACTCCTCGGCCCCGCCGCCAAATCCGCAGTCCCCGACCTCATCGCCCTCACCCGCGATCGCGTCGCCGACCAACGCATCCGAGCCGCCCGCGCCCTCGCCTCGCTCGGCAAACTCGCCGAACCCGCCATCCCCGCACTCGTCAGCCTCCTCAAAGATAGCGACGCCACCGTCCGACGCGCCGCCATGGAATCCCTCGAAAAACTCGGCCCACTCGCCAAATCCGCCGGCCCTCGCCTCCGCGAACTCATCGCCAGCGACCCCGAAAACTCCATCCCCGCCATCCGCGCCGCCGAACGCGTCGATCCCCAACCCTAA
- a CDS encoding DUF4397 domain-containing protein, with translation MHIWDLIRRQFLHSSIHTNRQQPQLQSLEERAVPAATLQVIHNSPFAAAAVVDVYVNGDKFLDDLAFRDATKYVEVPNGVPLTIDIVAGNAADNSAPVFTTTVTLEDNKNYIAVAIGDPSDKTTANKFTLAVTDIGIPASGDPSKAAVLVQHGAIGAGTVDVGVRTVGTVVDDLEFGTFDADYLQLPTINAVLDVTAPDGSVRVASFYADLTGAGGKSLVALASGFLTPPAATDPGFGILVVNADGTTALLTQVPELPTSTYAAGGVDTAGLSAITLYDNAGTVIRSISDPLGSKVGYRVASGDLNGDGVAELIGGYGPGSTPTLHVFDGATGKVLANVQVFESTFNGGLFVSLGDFNRDGVFDIVVSPDVSGGPRVRILDGSKLIADGSLVSLADFFAIEDPQFFGGVRVGTGDVNDDGIPDLAVGAGFGGGPRVALFNGATVSTAKAPEKLVSDFFAFESTLRNGVFVTIGDLNGDFAGDLIFGAGPGGGPRVLGVDGKTLLASNGATLTTLTNFFAGNVNARNGVRVSAKDLDGDLLADLVIGRGAGDGTTGSVYLGKNLSATAPTVDRTFDPLPNSTNLGLFVG, from the coding sequence ATGCACATCTGGGATTTGATTCGTCGTCAGTTTCTGCACTCGTCTATTCATACGAATCGTCAACAGCCGCAATTGCAATCGCTGGAAGAACGAGCGGTTCCGGCCGCAACGCTGCAAGTCATCCACAATTCGCCGTTTGCTGCGGCTGCCGTCGTGGATGTCTACGTCAACGGCGATAAGTTTTTGGACGATCTCGCCTTCCGAGATGCCACCAAATACGTCGAAGTTCCCAACGGCGTGCCGCTGACGATCGATATCGTCGCGGGCAATGCGGCAGACAATTCGGCTCCCGTGTTTACCACCACCGTCACGCTGGAAGACAATAAAAACTACATCGCCGTCGCCATCGGCGATCCATCGGACAAAACGACGGCCAACAAATTCACGCTCGCCGTCACCGACATCGGCATTCCGGCTTCGGGCGATCCCAGCAAGGCCGCGGTGCTCGTGCAACACGGCGCGATCGGTGCCGGGACGGTGGATGTCGGCGTTCGCACCGTCGGAACCGTCGTCGATGACCTCGAATTCGGTACCTTCGACGCCGACTATCTGCAACTGCCCACCATCAACGCAGTGCTGGATGTGACCGCACCCGATGGATCGGTTCGAGTCGCCTCCTTCTATGCCGATCTGACCGGCGCGGGCGGAAAGTCGCTGGTTGCGCTCGCCTCGGGCTTCTTGACGCCGCCGGCCGCCACCGATCCGGGCTTCGGAATTCTCGTGGTCAATGCCGATGGCACCACCGCGCTGCTGACGCAAGTGCCCGAATTGCCCACCTCGACCTATGCCGCCGGTGGAGTGGATACCGCCGGCCTTTCCGCGATCACCCTGTACGACAACGCCGGTACGGTCATCCGCAGCATCAGCGATCCGCTGGGCAGCAAGGTTGGCTATCGCGTGGCCAGCGGCGATCTCAACGGCGATGGTGTGGCCGAACTCATCGGCGGCTACGGCCCCGGTAGTACCCCCACGCTGCACGTCTTCGATGGCGCCACCGGAAAAGTGCTGGCCAACGTGCAAGTCTTTGAATCCACCTTCAACGGCGGCCTGTTCGTTTCGCTGGGCGATTTCAACCGCGATGGTGTATTTGACATCGTCGTTTCACCCGATGTCAGCGGCGGTCCCCGCGTTCGCATTCTCGACGGCAGCAAGCTGATTGCCGATGGTTCGCTCGTCTCGCTCGCCGACTTCTTTGCCATCGAAGACCCCCAGTTCTTCGGCGGTGTCCGAGTCGGTACCGGCGATGTCAACGACGATGGCATTCCCGATTTGGCCGTCGGCGCCGGATTCGGCGGTGGCCCGCGCGTTGCGTTGTTCAACGGTGCGACCGTCTCCACGGCCAAAGCCCCAGAAAAACTCGTCAGCGACTTCTTCGCCTTCGAGTCCACCCTGCGAAACGGCGTCTTCGTCACCATCGGTGATCTCAACGGCGACTTTGCCGGCGATCTCATCTTCGGTGCCGGCCCCGGCGGCGGCCCCCGCGTCCTCGGCGTCGATGGCAAAACGCTGCTCGCCAGCAACGGAGCCACGCTGACCACGCTGACGAACTTCTTCGCCGGGAATGTCAACGCCCGCAACGGCGTTCGCGTCTCCGCCAAAGACCTCGACGGCGACCTCCTCGCCGACCTCGTCATCGGCCGCGGCGCTGGCGACGGCACCACCGGCTCCGTCTACCTCGGCAAAAACCTCAGCGCAACCGCCCCCACCGTCGACCGAACCTTCGACCCACTCCCCAACTCCACCAACCTCGGCCTCTTCGTCGGCTAA
- the glgP gene encoding alpha-glucan family phosphorylase has protein sequence MPGRPIRTFTVLPFLPARLQPLQKLAYNLWWSWHSEAVALFRRIDPDLFEALDHSPIRLLGATDQSRFEELAKDDGFIAHMERVETQLDCYMNAKTWFQERYPDSGVHVAYFSMEFGIHESVPVYSGGLGVLAGDHLKSASDLGVPLCGVSLMYREGYFRQYLNVDGWQQERYPENDFFNLPLILEKNPDGSPLLIEVPLPGKRIHVKVWRIQVGRVPLYLLDANIPQNSPEDRNITAQLYGGDTTMRIQQEVVLGIGGVRALRALGNPPTVCHMNEGHSAFCSLERIRVLMQEEGYDFPTAREAIKAGTCFTTHTPVPAGNDVFSPEMIERYLGEYMSALQLDRRAFLGLGRQDINDESEPFGMTVLAIHLANTSNGVSQLHGVVSRDMWKRIWKDLPVIEVPIFAITNGVHTQSWISPDIANLYDRYLGVQWEERPTDYEIWKRVEQIPDEELWRTHDRCRERLVSMARRRLKAQLKRLGSPPAEIEAADEVLNPDALTIGFARRFATYKRGALIFRNAERLAEIVNSANRPVQFIFAGKAHPKDHGGKEVIAQVMQNTRLAEFRKHIVFLEDYDMNITRAMIQGVDVWLNNPRRPLEASGTSGMKVCTNGGMNMSILDGWWCEGYTGDNGWSIGSGEEYTDLKYQDDVESRQIYELLEREIVPMFYTRGQDNLPRQWIKRMKRSIATNVPVFNTNRMVQEYVERCYWPSQQRYQKLVADQLAGAKELAQWRQKLLSAWNQIRIEAVDAPQASEILRVGAGLDVKANINLGSFSPNDVEVQLFHGVTDSFGEIPQPQTTTMSAVSSGPNGNGTTWTFAGSIPCKSSGNYGFNIRVLPKHNHLPHAFEPGVVTWG, from the coding sequence ATGCCCGGTCGACCGATTCGTACCTTCACCGTGCTCCCGTTCCTGCCGGCCCGTTTGCAGCCGTTGCAAAAGCTGGCATATAACCTCTGGTGGTCCTGGCATTCCGAAGCGGTTGCCCTGTTCCGCCGGATCGATCCCGATCTTTTTGAAGCCCTCGATCACTCCCCGATTCGGCTGCTCGGGGCCACCGATCAGAGCCGATTCGAAGAATTGGCCAAAGACGACGGCTTCATCGCCCATATGGAACGCGTCGAGACTCAACTCGATTGCTACATGAACGCCAAGACGTGGTTCCAAGAACGCTACCCCGATAGCGGTGTGCATGTCGCCTATTTCTCCATGGAATTCGGCATCCACGAATCCGTCCCGGTGTATTCCGGCGGCTTGGGCGTGCTCGCCGGCGATCACCTGAAATCCGCCAGCGATCTCGGCGTCCCCCTGTGCGGCGTCAGCCTGATGTACCGCGAAGGGTACTTCCGCCAATATCTCAACGTGGATGGCTGGCAACAAGAACGCTATCCCGAAAATGATTTCTTCAATCTGCCGCTGATTCTGGAAAAGAATCCGGATGGCTCGCCGCTGCTGATCGAAGTGCCGCTGCCGGGCAAGCGCATCCATGTCAAGGTGTGGCGCATTCAGGTCGGCCGCGTGCCGTTGTACCTGCTCGATGCCAACATTCCGCAGAATTCGCCCGAAGACCGCAACATTACCGCCCAATTGTACGGCGGCGATACCACCATGCGGATTCAGCAAGAAGTCGTTCTTGGCATCGGCGGCGTGCGGGCCTTGCGAGCGCTGGGCAACCCCCCGACCGTTTGCCACATGAACGAAGGCCACTCCGCATTCTGCTCGCTGGAACGCATCCGCGTGCTGATGCAAGAAGAAGGCTACGACTTCCCCACCGCCCGCGAAGCGATCAAGGCCGGCACCTGCTTCACCACCCACACCCCGGTGCCCGCTGGCAACGACGTTTTCTCCCCCGAGATGATCGAACGCTACCTGGGCGAATACATGAGCGCCCTGCAGCTCGATCGTCGCGCGTTCCTGGGATTGGGGCGTCAAGACATCAACGATGAGAGCGAACCGTTCGGCATGACCGTGCTGGCCATTCACCTGGCCAACACCAGCAACGGCGTGAGCCAATTGCACGGCGTCGTCTCCCGCGATATGTGGAAGCGGATCTGGAAAGATCTCCCCGTGATCGAAGTGCCGATCTTCGCCATCACCAACGGCGTTCACACGCAAAGCTGGATCTCGCCGGATATTGCCAATCTGTACGACCGCTACCTCGGCGTGCAGTGGGAAGAACGCCCCACCGATTACGAAATCTGGAAGCGCGTCGAACAAATTCCGGACGAAGAATTGTGGCGCACCCACGACCGTTGCCGCGAGCGACTCGTGAGCATGGCCCGACGCCGACTCAAGGCCCAACTCAAGCGGCTCGGCTCGCCCCCCGCAGAAATCGAAGCTGCCGATGAAGTGCTCAACCCCGATGCGCTGACCATCGGTTTCGCCCGCCGATTCGCCACCTACAAGCGCGGGGCACTGATTTTCCGCAACGCGGAACGGCTGGCCGAAATCGTCAATTCCGCCAATCGGCCCGTGCAATTTATCTTTGCCGGCAAGGCCCACCCCAAAGACCACGGTGGCAAAGAAGTCATTGCCCAGGTGATGCAGAACACCCGCCTCGCGGAGTTCCGCAAGCATATCGTCTTCCTGGAAGACTATGATATGAACATCACCCGCGCCATGATTCAAGGCGTGGACGTCTGGTTGAATAACCCGCGCCGACCGCTCGAAGCCTCCGGCACCAGCGGCATGAAGGTCTGCACCAACGGCGGCATGAATATGTCCATCCTGGACGGCTGGTGGTGCGAAGGCTACACCGGCGACAACGGATGGAGCATCGGTTCCGGCGAAGAATATACCGATCTGAAATATCAAGATGATGTCGAATCGCGGCAAATCTACGAATTGCTCGAACGCGAAATCGTCCCGATGTTCTACACGCGCGGCCAAGATAATTTGCCACGCCAGTGGATCAAGCGGATGAAGCGATCCATCGCCACCAACGTCCCCGTGTTCAACACCAACCGCATGGTGCAAGAATACGTCGAACGCTGCTACTGGCCCTCGCAACAACGCTACCAAAAGCTGGTGGCCGATCAGTTGGCCGGTGCCAAGGAATTGGCCCAATGGCGGCAAAAACTGCTGTCCGCCTGGAACCAAATCCGCATCGAAGCCGTCGATGCTCCCCAAGCCAGCGAAATCCTCCGCGTCGGCGCCGGGCTGGATGTGAAGGCCAACATCAATCTGGGCAGCTTCTCGCCCAATGATGTCGAAGTGCAATTGTTCCACGGGGTTACCGATTCGTTCGGCGAAATTCCGCAGCCGCAAACCACGACCATGTCGGCGGTTAGCTCCGGCCCCAACGGCAACGGCACCACCTGGACCTTCGCCGGTAGCATCCCCTGCAAGTCCAGCGGCAACTACGGATTCAACATCCGCGTGCTGCCCAAACACAACCACCTGCCCCACGCCTTCGAGCCCGGCGTGGTGACCTGGGGTTGA
- a CDS encoding NAD(+) synthase translates to MNTLGWIRVAAVAPTLQVADVAHNLAATQQALQEAESAGVAVCIFPEMGLTGYTCNDLFHQRTLLRASIDALLALVRWSESAFAGLFAVGLPVEVDGQIFNVAAVIHRGQLLGLVPKRYLPNYQEFYDARYFASAATLRSSRVSLIGSRDRADSVPIGTDLLFQASDWPALTLGVEICEDVWMPVPPSSLQALNGATLLANLSASPEGIGKVGYRRQLIASQSGRCLAGYIYAAAGGGESTTDLVFGGHCLIAENGTILAESPRFQSQSTCIISEIDLERLQFARAQTTSFATGTLTPELATPMRTIAFRLERDPAPLPPRRRIDAHPFVPAGHSELRDRCEEIFSIQVGGLSKRLAHLGDLPVTIGVSGGLDSTLALLVACKTMDRRSRPRRQIQAMTMPGFGTTNRTYTNAKLLMSELGVSSEEIDIRGLCLEQFRQLRHRPFGLEIDGLTVEQFTEQLRQLPAERRRHDLTFENVQARMRTSLLMNRGFVIGTGDLSELALGWCTYNADHMSMYNVNGSVPKTLVKFLVNWAAEHQFQGAVQAVLRDVVATEISPELLPPAPDGRIEQTTESLVGPYELHDFFLFHFLRAGASPRKILELARYADFDGDYSMETIRHWLKGFVRRFFASQYKRSCLPDGPKVGSVSLSPRGDWRMPTDAVAELWLRDLDADAIP, encoded by the coding sequence ATGAACACGCTGGGCTGGATTCGAGTGGCGGCGGTGGCCCCGACGCTGCAAGTGGCGGATGTTGCACACAATCTTGCCGCCACGCAGCAGGCCTTGCAGGAGGCCGAATCCGCGGGCGTGGCCGTTTGCATTTTCCCCGAAATGGGCTTAACTGGCTACACCTGCAACGATCTATTCCATCAGCGAACCCTATTGCGAGCATCCATCGATGCCCTGCTCGCGCTCGTGCGTTGGAGCGAATCCGCATTCGCCGGCCTCTTCGCGGTCGGACTTCCGGTGGAAGTCGATGGGCAGATTTTCAATGTCGCAGCAGTGATCCATCGCGGACAATTGTTGGGGTTGGTGCCCAAGCGCTATTTGCCGAATTATCAGGAATTTTATGATGCCCGCTATTTCGCATCGGCGGCCACGCTTCGCAGTTCGCGTGTTTCGCTGATTGGCAGCCGAGACCGAGCGGATTCCGTTCCCATTGGCACGGATTTGCTGTTTCAGGCGAGCGATTGGCCGGCGTTGACGCTGGGTGTGGAAATCTGCGAAGATGTCTGGATGCCGGTGCCCCCCAGTTCGCTGCAAGCCCTGAATGGGGCAACACTTCTGGCGAATCTCTCCGCCAGCCCGGAGGGAATTGGCAAAGTCGGCTATCGGCGGCAACTCATCGCCTCGCAATCGGGCCGCTGCCTGGCCGGGTACATCTACGCGGCGGCTGGTGGCGGCGAATCGACAACCGATCTCGTCTTCGGCGGACATTGCCTGATCGCCGAAAACGGTACCATTCTCGCCGAATCGCCGCGATTTCAGTCGCAATCGACCTGCATCATCAGCGAAATCGACCTGGAACGATTGCAGTTTGCCCGCGCTCAGACGACGAGTTTTGCGACGGGCACCCTCACTCCCGAATTGGCGACACCGATGCGGACAATCGCCTTCCGCTTGGAGCGTGATCCCGCCCCGCTTCCGCCCCGTCGCCGAATCGACGCTCATCCGTTTGTCCCCGCCGGGCACAGCGAATTACGAGACCGCTGCGAGGAAATTTTCAGCATTCAAGTCGGCGGACTCAGCAAACGACTCGCCCATCTGGGCGATCTCCCGGTGACCATCGGTGTCTCGGGTGGGCTGGATTCCACGCTGGCGCTGTTGGTCGCCTGCAAAACCATGGACCGCCGCAGTCGCCCCCGTCGGCAGATTCAGGCCATGACCATGCCGGGATTCGGCACCACCAATCGCACATACACCAATGCAAAATTGTTGATGTCCGAATTGGGCGTTTCCAGCGAGGAAATCGATATTCGCGGCCTCTGTCTGGAGCAATTCCGACAGCTTCGCCATCGTCCGTTTGGCTTGGAAATCGACGGGCTGACCGTGGAGCAATTCACCGAGCAATTGCGGCAACTTCCTGCCGAGCGGCGACGGCACGACCTCACCTTTGAAAATGTGCAAGCCCGCATGCGCACCAGTCTGCTGATGAATCGCGGCTTCGTCATCGGCACGGGGGATCTGTCGGAATTGGCGCTGGGCTGGTGTACGTATAACGCCGATCACATGTCGATGTACAACGTGAATGGGAGTGTGCCCAAAACACTGGTGAAATTCCTGGTCAATTGGGCAGCGGAGCATCAATTCCAAGGGGCGGTGCAAGCGGTGCTGCGCGATGTGGTCGCCACGGAAATCTCACCCGAACTGCTCCCCCCGGCACCCGATGGGCGAATCGAACAGACGACGGAATCGCTGGTCGGGCCATACGAACTGCACGACTTCTTTTTGTTCCATTTCCTGCGTGCGGGAGCATCACCGCGGAAGATTCTCGAATTGGCCCGCTATGCCGACTTCGATGGCGACTATTCCATGGAGACAATTCGCCATTGGTTGAAGGGATTTGTGCGTCGGTTTTTCGCCAGTCAATACAAGCGGAGCTGCCTGCCGGATGGCCCCAAAGTTGGCTCCGTCAGCCTCTCCCCGCGCGGCGATTGGCGCATGCCCACCGATGCCGTCGCCGAACTTTGGCTCCGCGATTTGGACGCCGACGCGATCCCGTGA